The DNA region TCCAAGCGCACACCATTTGGTGTAACTAGAAGCTGTTTCATGTCCATATTGAGCCCATCCTGCGGTGAATATGTACTCTCTAAAGGTTTTGATACCGATAATGATTTGGCCTTTGTCATATCCAGCGTCAACTCCAAAGGCCAATTAACCAGGACACGTTCTTCCGGTTGTTGTTCTGGATCAACTGCTACTTCTTCTGCTTTCCCGTGGATAACAATGTGATCCGGAACGGTGCCGTCGAATACATAAACATAATCCTGTATTCCCGGATCCGTATTGCGAAGATACCTGCCGGGAATTGCAACTTGGCGTCCCTGCGTGTCCGTAATCAAGAACGGATCGCGCACGCTGTATTTTAGTGAACGGCCATCCGGTCCGAATTGCTTTGTCACGATAACGATATGGGAACGGTCCTTCAAAACGGCCAAGATTTCCAGCGAGAATCCGTCATCTTCAACTTTGACGTTCTGCGTTTGAAGAAGACCGAACTGTTGAGCCCTTTCATATTCCTCATTCCATAACCAATCGCTGCTGGTGGACAACGGGTCGCTCCCTTGGTTAAGCTGCTCACCGATCATTGAGGTACGATCTGGCGAGGTCTGCCATACCATATACGCTCCGCCCATAAGAATGACGACAGCAGCTCCAGTCATCACTATTCGACGAAATACCTGCTTGAGAGCCGCTTTCCTTTTCAAGTCTCCAAACGGCCTTTTCGGATCCATTTCGATGTGTTCTATTGCTTTCATCACGTTTGAAGTAAATTCGGGATCCGGTTCTTCCTCATATATTTTGGAGCCCCAACACTCCTCGTCACTAGCCTTTAGTATAGGTCTCAAACCATATCCCTCCCTTGTTCTCGATTTGTTTCTTAAGACTCCTTTTACCTCTGTGCATGGCATTTCGAACTTGGTCAGCGTTTAATCCGGTAATCTCGCAGATTTCTTCATATGTCAAGTCATTCGTATACTTGAGAAGCAGCACCAATCGATACTTAAGAGGCAATTCCTGAAGCTGTCGGTAGATTTCCCGCTGCATTTCCTTTTGAAGGACAAGCTGTTCAGGCGTATGCTGATGGCTTGGTTCATGGATGCCTTCATCATTTGAAGCAGAACGGATTCGATTTCGGCGCTGAAGATCCTTCACCGCATGAACGACGATTCTATATACCCAGGCCGAAAAATGCCCCTCGTCCTGATAGTTCGCCAAGCTGCGGTAGATTTTAACAAATGCTTCCTGGGCTATGTCCTGAGAATCCTGATGATTTAACCCCATACTCCGGATGATTCCGTATACTTTAACTTTGTAACGATCGACGATAACCGCAAATAATTGCTTCTCGCCTTCGACGATACGACGAATGATCTCCGATTCGGCAGAAGGTTCGGTCAAGTGTTTCACCTCATTTCCCTGCTCATTTAGTACAACCTATAAAACGCAAGCAGTCCCTCAAACTTCTCAGTCTAGTTAAAAATAAAAACATAAAAAAGAACCCTCCGAAATCGGAAAGGCCTTCCATCTAACCATTTAGCGTCGTCCAACAAAACCATACAAGAGCAGCTGGATAAGCTCAGCCATCTTCTCTCTATAATTTCCGGATCTAGCCCAAGATGCTTGGAGCGTTCCTACGGCACTTAATATTTCCAAGAGCGTTTCCAGCGTAACCGAAGCGTGAATTGCCCCCTCCTTCCTCCCCAGCTCAATAAACTCCTGGATAAGCTCAATTCTAATTTGATTGGTGCTTTCACTATATAAGCTTGCAAGCACCTGATCTTCAACGGCACCCGGTGTCCCAAGCAATTGATAGTCCTGTTCGGCACAAATCTCCAGTACCTGGGATAGCTTGTCCCTGAAGTCGATATTTTGATTCAACAGCTCCTTCGCCCTTCGGATGGTATGCTGCATCAGAACGTTAGCACATTCTTTGACCACCCCTTCTTTACTGCCGAAATAGTTGTACAGGGATACCGATGATACGCCGGATTCCTCGGCGATGTCCTTGATGCTGACATGGATGAAGCCTTTTTCTTTAAAAAGCTTTAATGCCGCATGAATGATCGCATCCTTCTTCTGCCGCGTTCTGATTTCGAATTTGTTCATCCGCCTTCACTCGCTTCCAAATGTCATCACTTCAGATAGTTTAACATAAACACAATAATTTTTAAATTTCGCGAGTAATATTTAAAAACCTGTTGACATCCCGGTTGGTATCCATATAGAATCAAGCTGTAATTTTTAAATTTCGAAGATGATATTTAAAAACCTTATCGAAGAAAAGAAATAGCGCGCTTGAGCAACACTCAATCCGACATGACGATGAGAGAGGGCGCCAAAGGGGGATCCACGATGCGAATACTGGTTTACGGCGCAGGAGTGCTGGGCAGTTATTTAGCCCACGAGCTGGAGCGCGGAGGACACAGGGTCACGATGCTGGCCAGAGGACGGCGGGCGGATGAGCTGGAGAAGAACGGCAATGTCATCCGCCACTATTTTCAATTTCGGACCACGGTACATAACGTAAGGGTCATCCGCGAACTTCAGCCGGACGATGTTTATGACCTGATTTTTGTCGTGATGAAATACCCGGATTTCGAGTCGGTATTGCCTGCACTTGCAGCAAACCGCAGCCGCCATATCGTCTTGATGGGCAACAATGCAAGTCCAGGGCAAATGGAGGAATATTTGCAAACCCATAGTCCGGTACCCAAAAAGGTTGCATTCGCTTTTCTGTCGATCGCTGGCTGGAGAGAGAATGGTCTTGTCATAAGCGTCCGCAGCCCAAGAACCAAAATCAACATCGGAGGTTTAGGCAAGGACCTGTCTTGGCGTTCGGTAATCGACCAGGCTTTGGTTAACACCAAATTTAAGTGGTCTTATCAGAAAGATATGGATGATTGGCTGAAAAGTCATTTTGTGTTCATCTTATCCCTGAATTTCATAGCTTCTTCCTATAACGGACATTTGCGGAGAGCCGCAAAAGACAAGAAGCTCCTTCAGCTCGTGATCGATGCTGTAGATGAGGGACATCATGTGTTGGAGAAGAACGGTTATACGGTTACTCCCGCCGCTCAGAAACAATTCGCCCGCAAACAAAGAAAGCTGTTCTACTTCCTGTTAAAGATATTGCTGTCAACCCCGATTAGCGGAATCCTGTTAAGCGATAAGGCCGTATCGGCAAACGAGACGACCGCTTTACAGCACGCCTTCAATCAATTGAAGAAGCGGGCGAACATGGCCACGCCCGCTTGGGACGAGCTTCAACATTATTCCCCGCGCAGGTAGCTTAAGGAGTCCGCCATATATCCGATTTCCCCGTTCACAACCGTCATCCGAACCTTGATCTTGAGCAGATCATCCGGATCCATACCGTCATGTACCGAGCGATCGACGACTGTAAAATCGGCATACTTCCCGACCTCGATGCTCCCTCTTTCCCCCGCTTCACCCGCCGCTGCTGCACTGCCCATGGTGAACAGCTCCACGGCCTCGGTTACGCTAAGCTTTTCTTCCGGGATGTAGCCCTCATGCCGTTCACCCGGCTTTCTCCTTGTAACGGCGGCATGAATGCCAAGAAACGGATCCAACGGTTCAATCGGCGCATCGCTCCCGCCCGAGCAAGGGAGCCCGCTTTGGAGCCATTTCTTCCATGCATACAAATAGTTTGTCCGATTGGAGCCGACCCGTTCAAGCACCCATGGAAAGTCGCTGGCAACGAACCTTGGCTGAAGATCGACGGCCAGACGGAGCTTCATCATCCGCTCAACTGTAGGCGGCTGAACAATCTGGGCATGTATGAAACGGTCTGGAAGCTTAGCATTCATCGGAAGCGGGTTGGCTTCCAGCACTTCCGCCATGCGTTCGGCAGCAGCGTCACCGATC from Paenibacillus ihbetae includes:
- a CDS encoding ketopantoate reductase family protein gives rise to the protein MRILVYGAGVLGSYLAHELERGGHRVTMLARGRRADELEKNGNVIRHYFQFRTTVHNVRVIRELQPDDVYDLIFVVMKYPDFESVLPALAANRSRHIVLMGNNASPGQMEEYLQTHSPVPKKVAFAFLSIAGWRENGLVISVRSPRTKINIGGLGKDLSWRSVIDQALVNTKFKWSYQKDMDDWLKSHFVFILSLNFIASSYNGHLRRAAKDKKLLQLVIDAVDEGHHVLEKNGYTVTPAAQKQFARKQRKLFYFLLKILLSTPISGILLSDKAVSANETTALQHAFNQLKKRANMATPAWDELQHYSPRR
- a CDS encoding RNA polymerase sigma factor, coding for MTEPSAESEIIRRIVEGEKQLFAVIVDRYKVKVYGIIRSMGLNHQDSQDIAQEAFVKIYRSLANYQDEGHFSAWVYRIVVHAVKDLQRRNRIRSASNDEGIHEPSHQHTPEQLVLQKEMQREIYRQLQELPLKYRLVLLLKYTNDLTYEEICEITGLNADQVRNAMHRGKRSLKKQIENKGGIWFETYTKG
- a CDS encoding TetR/AcrR family transcriptional regulator, translating into MNKFEIRTRQKKDAIIHAALKLFKEKGFIHVSIKDIAEESGVSSVSLYNYFGSKEGVVKECANVLMQHTIRRAKELLNQNIDFRDKLSQVLEICAEQDYQLLGTPGAVEDQVLASLYSESTNQIRIELIQEFIELGRKEGAIHASVTLETLLEILSAVGTLQASWARSGNYREKMAELIQLLLYGFVGRR